In Trueperella pecoris, the DNA window ACCGCCGCAAGGGCTACGCCTCGCAGATGCTAAGGTGCGGGCTAGACCGTCTCAAGGCGCTCGGCTTGGATCGTGCGCTCGTGACCTGCAATGATTCCAACATTGCCTCTGCTGCCACTATCGAGCGTGCCGGCGGCATCCTGGAGGACATCCGTCAACTGCCCGGTCACGAGCCAACTCGTCGCTATTGGATCGCGCTATAGCCTGCCTTGGCTTTGACTGTACCGTCGGTGACCGTTGCTGAATATCGGTCAAGCACACCCGAAGCCCTAGTACCTAGCTCTGCCTGAGGTGCGCGGGGTATTGTGTCGTCGTTGCGACGTGCAACGATTTCCCGACGAAAGGCCGCCATGTCCGCTGAGACCACGCATTCTCGCTACCCTGCCGAAACGGCTCGCTACCTTGCCCATTCCATGTACGCCAAGGCGACGAGCCCTGCGAGCAAGACGTTTGCGCTCGCGATTGCTGCAGGCTTCTTAATCGGTCTGGGCTTCGTGTTCTATGTCACTACCCAGATGGGGGCGGCAGGGGCTGGCTGGTACGGCCTGGCGAAGCTCGTTGCGGGCCTGTCCTTCTCGGTGGGCCTGATTCTCGTGGTCCTCACGGGAGCCGACCTCTTTACCTCGACGACGATGACGTTCATACCCCTTGTCCAGCGCCGCATCACGGTGGGGCAGTGGGCCAAGCACTGGTCGATCGTCTATGTGGGCAACCTCGTGGGTGCCCTCCTTCTCGCAGGCCTGATTGTCGCCTCGGGAACGTACGAGCAAGGCCACGGCGCCTGGGGGGCGGCTGCAATTTCGACGGCGATGGCGAAGGTCTCCCACACGTGGACGCAGGCGTTTTTCCTTGGCGTCCTGTGCAATGTGCTTGTGTGCCTGGCGATTTGGCTCGCCTACACGGGTGCGACGACGGCGGACAAGATCCTCGCCATCATCAGCCCGGTTGCATTGTTTGTGGCGACAGGCTTCGAGCACTCGGTGGCTAACATGTTCCTCATCCCCATGTCCATCATCACCAGCCGCGTCGGCGGAGCAGAATTCTGGGGTTCGCAGGGCGTAGCAGCAGCCGGCCTATCGGCGTCGACGGCCGAGCAGACCCTGACCGTGCCGTCCTTTCTCCTGGACAACCTCATCCCGGTGACCTTGGGCAATATCGTTGGCGGTGGCCTGCTCATCGGCTTGTTCCTGTGGTGGACTCACGTGCGTATTGATGAGCGCGCCGCAGAAAAGGCAGCCGCCTAGCGCGGTCCTCGCTCGCTATCGTTCCTGCGCTAGGCGCGCGATGCGCCGGGCCCAGAGCCGCATATGGGGGTGGGCGAGTGCGTCGAGGTTGTCGTTGTCAATCACCCAATCCTCCGTCATGCGGCCGATGGCAGCGAGGCCGGGAATTGGCACCTCTTGCGCGTCGAGGACGCTACCGGCGGCGTCGACGCGCACGCCGGCCCGATCGACGTTCTTCCCGGACCACA includes these proteins:
- the focA gene encoding formate transporter FocA, which translates into the protein MSAETTHSRYPAETARYLAHSMYAKATSPASKTFALAIAAGFLIGLGFVFYVTTQMGAAGAGWYGLAKLVAGLSFSVGLILVVLTGADLFTSTTMTFIPLVQRRITVGQWAKHWSIVYVGNLVGALLLAGLIVASGTYEQGHGAWGAAAISTAMAKVSHTWTQAFFLGVLCNVLVCLAIWLAYTGATTADKILAIISPVALFVATGFEHSVANMFLIPMSIITSRVGGAEFWGSQGVAAAGLSASTAEQTLTVPSFLLDNLIPVTLGNIVGGGLLIGLFLWWTHVRIDERAAEKAAA